A single region of the Arcobacter lacus genome encodes:
- a CDS encoding pirin family protein, with translation MLRKLPKENMGTSNLGWLESRFHFSFAEYRNPNNINFGVLRVLNDDIVHPRSGFDTHPHANMEIISYVINGEITHKDSMGNSETLKRGEVQYLSAGDGIYHSEHNLHESDDLRLLQIWIIPPKSGLPRLYGSFKFEENERENKLLNIVSSLNGDSKIKIYQDINIYVSEFDKKLEYKIEKNRQVYFVQIEGKAEINGTILENGDAMEIVDVDKLTINPIVKSHILFIEMEKK, from the coding sequence ATGCTAAGAAAATTACCAAAAGAAAATATGGGAACATCTAATCTTGGTTGGTTAGAGAGTCGTTTTCATTTTAGTTTTGCAGAGTATAGAAATCCAAACAATATAAATTTTGGAGTTTTAAGAGTTTTAAATGATGATATTGTTCACCCAAGAAGTGGATTTGATACTCATCCTCATGCAAATATGGAAATTATTTCTTATGTTATAAATGGTGAGATTACTCACAAAGATTCTATGGGAAATAGTGAGACTTTAAAAAGAGGTGAAGTTCAATATCTAAGTGCTGGTGATGGTATTTATCATAGTGAACATAATCTTCATGAAAGTGATGATTTAAGACTTTTGCAAATATGGATTATTCCACCAAAAAGTGGACTTCCAAGACTTTATGGTTCTTTTAAATTTGAAGAAAATGAAAGAGAAAATAAATTATTAAATATTGTATCTTCTTTGAATGGTGATAGCAAAATAAAAATCTATCAAGATATAAATATTTATGTTAGCGAATTTGATAAAAAACTTGAATATAAAATAGAAAAAAATAGGCAAGTATATTTTGTACAAATTGAAGGAAAAGCTGAAATAAATGGTACTATTTTAGAAAATGGTGATGCTATGGAAATAGTTGATGTTGATAAATTAACTATAAATCCAATCGTAAAAAGTCATATTTTATTTATTGAAATGGAAAAGAAATAA
- a CDS encoding glyceraldehyde 3-phosphate dehydrogenase NAD-binding domain-containing protein, with amino-acid sequence MSTKILLNGAGRIGKAVLKQLLENKDFEVVAINEINPYIENIVYSINYDSTYGKLEDKFKIIEDNYIQNSKSKIKITHFDSLDKIDLKNVDIIIDCSGKKEDAKLLEKLPVKAIFLTHPNKNAHINLILGANEEKLDIDLHKIISTSSCNATSLLPALKLIDDKKEIICGDIVTIHPLLNHQRVLDGNYVGSATRDVDLNFEFGRSSTQNIIPSRTTTIKACSYVLSKFNSELISSNSLRVPTDTVGAINVTLFTKQTSTKDEITKLFLDFEKNQKFPIVLNNFEPLVSSDFKKEKYTTIIDHRYLEVKNNMIKLLLWYDNEWGYASKVVEILKYYEEIKKG; translated from the coding sequence ATGAGTACAAAAATACTCCTAAATGGAGCAGGAAGAATTGGAAAAGCTGTTTTAAAACAGCTTTTAGAAAATAAAGATTTTGAAGTTGTTGCTATAAATGAAATAAATCCATATATTGAAAATATAGTTTATTCAATAAACTATGATTCAACTTATGGTAAATTAGAAGATAAATTTAAAATTATTGAAGATAATTATATTCAAAACTCTAAATCAAAAATAAAAATCACACATTTCGATTCTTTAGATAAAATTGACCTAAAGAATGTAGATATTATAATTGATTGCAGTGGGAAAAAAGAAGATGCAAAACTTTTAGAGAAACTTCCCGTAAAAGCTATATTTTTAACTCATCCAAATAAAAATGCTCATATAAATCTAATTTTAGGAGCAAATGAAGAGAAACTTGATATAGATCTTCATAAAATAATTTCAACAAGTTCATGTAATGCTACATCTTTACTTCCTGCTTTAAAACTAATTGATGATAAAAAAGAGATAATTTGTGGTGATATAGTAACCATTCATCCACTACTTAATCACCAAAGAGTTCTTGATGGTAACTATGTTGGAAGTGCAACTAGAGATGTTGATTTGAATTTTGAATTTGGAAGAAGTTCAACTCAAAATATAATTCCAAGTCGTACTACAACAATAAAAGCGTGTTCTTATGTACTTTCTAAATTTAATAGTGAATTGATATCTTCAAACTCTTTGCGAGTTCCAACAGATACAGTTGGAGCTATAAATGTGACTTTATTTACAAAACAAACTTCAACAAAAGATGAAATAACAAAACTTTTTTTAGATTTTGAAAAAAATCAGAAATTTCCTATTGTTTTAAATAACTTTGAACCATTAGTTTCAAGTGATTTTAAAAAAGAGAAATATACAACGATAATTGACCATAGATATTTAGAGGTTAAAAATAATATGATAAAACTTCTTTTATGGTATGACAATGAGTGGGGATATGCTTCAAAAGTTGTTGAGATTTTAAAATATTATGAAGAGATAAAAAAAGGGTGA
- the purM gene encoding phosphoribosylformylglycinamidine cyclo-ligase: protein MATVSYKDAGVDIDAGNQFVENIKPYVKSTVIPGVLGGIGSFAGAFELPSGYKKPVILSGTDGVGTKLKLAIDAKKFDTVGIDLVAMCSNDLLCNFGEPLFFLDYYATAKLDVNEATQVVKGIAEGCIRSECALVGGETAEMPGMYKEGDFDLAGFCVGIAEKDELDRISKVKAGDILIALPSSGVHSNGFSLVRKLLLEKLGMSLEDDFQGKKLKDVLLEPTRIYVKEFKANKDKINALAHITGGGITENLPRVLPENLTAVVERSKIKVLPIFEFMSKHVELEEMYRTFNMGVGMVLVVNPSNVDAILANTDGYIIGELKSGERKVEFI, encoded by the coding sequence ATGGCAACAGTTAGTTACAAAGATGCAGGTGTTGATATAGATGCGGGAAATCAATTCGTAGAAAATATCAAACCATATGTTAAATCAACAGTAATTCCAGGAGTTTTAGGTGGAATTGGTTCTTTTGCAGGAGCATTTGAGTTACCAAGTGGTTACAAAAAACCTGTAATTTTATCTGGAACAGATGGTGTTGGAACTAAGTTAAAACTTGCAATTGATGCAAAAAAATTTGATACTGTTGGAATTGACTTAGTTGCTATGTGTTCAAATGATTTACTTTGTAACTTTGGAGAACCATTATTTTTCCTAGATTATTATGCAACTGCAAAACTTGATGTTAACGAAGCTACACAAGTAGTAAAAGGAATTGCAGAAGGTTGTATAAGAAGCGAATGTGCGCTAGTTGGTGGTGAAACTGCTGAAATGCCAGGTATGTACAAAGAAGGTGATTTCGATTTAGCTGGTTTTTGTGTAGGAATTGCAGAAAAAGATGAGCTTGATAGAATTTCAAAAGTAAAAGCTGGAGATATCTTGATAGCACTTCCAAGTTCAGGTGTTCACTCAAATGGTTTTTCATTAGTTAGAAAACTGCTTTTAGAAAAATTAGGAATGAGTTTAGAAGATGATTTCCAAGGTAAAAAACTAAAAGACGTTTTATTAGAGCCAACAAGAATTTATGTAAAAGAGTTCAAAGCTAATAAAGATAAAATCAATGCTTTAGCACATATCACTGGTGGTGGAATTACTGAGAATTTACCAAGGGTTTTACCTGAAAATTTAACAGCAGTTGTTGAAAGAAGTAAAATCAAAGTTTTACCAATCTTTGAATTTATGAGTAAACACGTAGAACTTGAAGAGATGTATAGAACATTTAATATGGGTGTTGGAATGGTACTTGTAGTAAATCCTTCAAATGTAGATGCGATTTTAGCTAATACTGATGGATATATAATTGGTGAACTAAAATCAGGTGAAAGAAAAGTAGAATTTATCTAA
- a CDS encoding spermine/spermidine synthase domain-containing protein, with translation MKHNNAFNEMMVHIPLCTHKEALKVLVIGTINDNLKIEASKHNKISSIEFGDLAFLKSHNEKNIDVIILTDVKIDELLLANIERILKDDGLISFATKSFSEDEEQLFSDLKLVGSKFWIAMPFKFGHNTSIIASKKYHPTADLNLQRADLLDDLQYYSAEIHNASFVFPAGEYKALTGIAKR, from the coding sequence ATGAAACATAATAACGCATTTAATGAAATGATGGTACATATACCACTTTGTACACATAAAGAAGCTTTAAAAGTTCTAGTAATTGGAACAATTAATGATAATTTGAAAATAGAAGCTTCAAAACATAACAAAATTTCAAGTATTGAATTTGGAGATTTAGCATTTTTAAAATCACACAATGAAAAAAACATTGATGTTATAATTTTAACAGATGTAAAAATTGATGAACTATTACTTGCAAATATTGAAAGAATATTAAAAGATGATGGACTTATATCTTTTGCTACAAAATCTTTTTCAGAAGATGAAGAACAACTATTTAGTGATTTAAAACTTGTTGGTTCAAAATTTTGGATAGCTATGCCATTTAAGTTTGGACATAATACTTCAATCATTGCATCAAAAAAATATCATCCAACTGCAGACTTAAATCTTCAAAGAGCTGATTTACTTGATGATTTACAATATTATTCAGCAGAGATTCATAATGCTTCTTTTGTATTCCCAGCAGGAGAGTACAAAGCTTTAACTGGAATTGCAAAAAGATAA
- the coaE gene encoding dephospho-CoA kinase (Dephospho-CoA kinase (CoaE) performs the final step in coenzyme A biosynthesis.), with the protein MSNDLFKNAIALTGGISTGKSTVCNLLKLHGFLTIDADKIAHKLLDENSSKIEEMFGKEYVENGKVLRKELGKIIFSNEENKLKLEALLHPLIKEEIIKESKIYEEQNKPYFVDIPLFFEKMHYPISKSLVIYTPKELQIQRLMKRDNIDEKEAKLKISNQMDIEEKKKLADMVIDNSKDLKHLQNEVERVIGEII; encoded by the coding sequence ATGAGTAATGATTTATTTAAAAATGCTATCGCCTTAACAGGTGGAATTTCAACTGGTAAAAGTACAGTTTGTAATCTTTTGAAACTTCATGGGTTTCTAACTATTGATGCTGATAAAATCGCACATAAACTTTTAGACGAAAATTCTTCAAAAATAGAAGAGATGTTTGGAAAAGAGTATGTTGAAAATGGAAAAGTTTTAAGAAAAGAACTTGGAAAAATCATTTTTTCAAATGAGGAAAACAAGTTAAAACTTGAGGCTCTACTTCACCCTTTAATCAAAGAAGAGATTATTAAAGAGTCAAAAATATATGAAGAACAAAATAAACCATATTTTGTAGATATTCCACTTTTTTTTGAAAAAATGCATTATCCAATTTCTAAATCTTTAGTTATTTATACTCCAAAAGAGTTACAAATACAACGGCTTATGAAAAGAGATAATATAGATGAAAAAGAGGCAAAACTAAAAATCTCAAATCAAATGGATATTGAAGAGAAAAAAAAGCTTGCTGACATGGTAATAGATAATTCAAAAGATTTAAAACATTTACAAAATGAAGTTGAAAGAGTAATTGGAGAGATTATATGA
- the dapF gene encoding diaminopimelate epimerase: MTYTKYSASGNDFIISHSFIEKDYKAEAIKLCNRTEGIGADGFVVLVPTNEADFKWLFYNSDGSDASMCGNATRAVTHYAYTNGLITKNQARFLTGAGIIKAIVENDIVETQLTKAKVINEEFSEDGFIWHLVDTGVPHLVTIVDDLNLYNHELCAKMRYKYNANVNFAKIENKTIKVRTYERGVEGETLACGTGMAASFLRANSLKLVNDITFVYPKSGEELTLSIKDNTIYFKGAVKKVFTVTL; encoded by the coding sequence ATGACATACACAAAATATAGTGCAAGTGGGAATGATTTTATCATTTCACACTCATTTATTGAAAAAGATTATAAAGCTGAAGCAATAAAATTATGTAATAGAACTGAAGGTATTGGAGCAGATGGTTTTGTAGTTTTAGTTCCAACAAATGAAGCAGACTTCAAATGGTTATTTTATAATAGCGATGGAAGTGATGCTTCTATGTGTGGAAATGCAACAAGAGCAGTAACTCATTATGCTTATACAAATGGTTTAATAACTAAAAATCAAGCAAGATTTTTAACTGGTGCTGGAATTATAAAAGCTATTGTTGAAAATGATATTGTTGAAACTCAATTAACTAAAGCAAAAGTTATAAATGAAGAGTTTAGTGAAGATGGATTTATTTGGCATTTAGTGGATACTGGAGTTCCTCATCTTGTAACAATAGTTGATGACTTAAATCTTTATAACCATGAGTTATGTGCAAAAATGAGATATAAATATAATGCAAATGTTAATTTTGCAAAAATAGAAAATAAAACAATAAAAGTACGAACTTATGAAAGAGGAGTTGAAGGTGAAACTCTAGCTTGTGGAACAGGAATGGCAGCAAGTTTTCTAAGAGCGAATAGCTTAAAACTGGTAAATGATATTACTTTTGTTTATCCAAAAAGTGGCGAAGAATTAACTTTATCAATCAAAGATAATACAATTTATTTCAAAGGTGCTGTAAAAAAAGTTTTTACGGTTACTCTTTAA
- the purT gene encoding formate-dependent phosphoribosylglycinamide formyltransferase, which produces MKFTAPLKYDSIKIMLLGSGELGKEVIIEAQRLGIETIAVDSYNNAPAQLVANKSYTINMKDKNQLLDIIRREKPTYILPEVEAINIQALFDAEKEGFHVIPNADAVNKTMNRKNIREFAAEQLKLPTSKYKFVTTFEALKEAASVIGFPCVIKPVMSSSGHGQSVARSEADLEKSWEMAKEARGDASELIVEEFITFDYEITMLTVRNGKDTVFCEPIGHIQKDGDYIFSWQPMNMSEIAVKKSQEIAKTITDGLGGRGIFGVELFVKGDDVYFSEVSPRPHDTGMVTMITQSASEFALHVRAVLGLPIDFITYGAGASAAYKASGDSFNPQIDIFDSSFTKDSIIRVFGKPQSHVGRRMAVALTFDKDSSDKALQKAKEIIGNFKDF; this is translated from the coding sequence ATGAAATTTACAGCACCTTTAAAGTATGACTCTATAAAAATTATGCTTCTTGGAAGTGGAGAACTTGGAAAAGAAGTAATAATTGAAGCTCAAAGATTAGGAATAGAAACAATAGCAGTTGATAGTTACAACAACGCACCAGCTCAACTTGTAGCAAATAAATCATATACAATAAATATGAAAGATAAAAATCAACTTCTTGATATTATAAGAAGAGAAAAACCAACTTATATTCTTCCTGAAGTTGAAGCTATAAATATTCAAGCTTTATTTGATGCTGAAAAAGAGGGATTTCATGTAATTCCAAATGCTGATGCAGTTAATAAAACTATGAATAGAAAAAATATCAGAGAGTTTGCAGCAGAACAACTAAAACTTCCAACAAGTAAATATAAATTTGTAACAACTTTTGAAGCTTTAAAAGAAGCTGCAAGTGTTATTGGATTTCCTTGTGTTATTAAACCTGTTATGAGTTCTTCTGGTCATGGGCAAAGTGTTGCAAGAAGTGAAGCTGATTTAGAAAAATCATGGGAAATGGCAAAAGAAGCTAGAGGTGATGCTAGTGAATTAATCGTTGAAGAGTTTATCACTTTTGATTATGAAATTACAATGTTAACTGTTAGAAATGGAAAAGATACAGTATTTTGTGAACCAATTGGACATATCCAAAAAGATGGTGACTATATCTTCTCATGGCAACCAATGAATATGAGTGAAATTGCAGTTAAAAAATCTCAAGAAATAGCAAAAACTATAACTGATGGTTTAGGTGGACGTGGGATTTTTGGAGTTGAGTTATTTGTAAAAGGTGATGATGTTTATTTTAGTGAAGTAAGTCCAAGACCACATGATACTGGAATGGTTACTATGATTACTCAAAGTGCTAGTGAGTTTGCACTTCATGTAAGAGCAGTTTTGGGTTTACCAATTGATTTTATAACTTATGGAGCAGGTGCAAGTGCTGCATATAAAGCAAGTGGCGATAGCTTCAATCCTCAAATTGATATTTTTGATTCTTCATTTACAAAAGATTCAATTATTAGAGTATTTGGAAAACCACAAAGCCATGTTGGAAGAAGAATGGCTGTTGCACTTACATTTGATAAAGATAGTAGTGATAAAGCTTTACAAAAAGCAAAAGAGATAATAGGAAATTTTAAAGATTTTTAG
- a CDS encoding GNAT family N-acetyltransferase: MSEDIKIVKFSPKYKEDFKKINLWWIGEYFEVEESDIKVLNEPEKYIIDIGGEIFLALYKDEVVGTCALIKSKNENFDFELAKLAVLSKVQGLKLGLFLSQAVINEAKNRGGKTIFLETNSVLTPAVSLYKKLGFEEIPNFKPKYKRVNLVMLKNL, translated from the coding sequence ATGAGTGAAGATATAAAGATAGTAAAATTTTCGCCAAAATACAAAGAAGATTTTAAAAAGATAAATCTTTGGTGGATTGGTGAATATTTTGAAGTAGAAGAATCAGATATAAAAGTATTGAATGAACCTGAAAAATATATTATCGATATTGGTGGAGAAATTTTTTTAGCTTTATATAAAGATGAGGTAGTTGGAACTTGTGCTTTAATAAAATCAAAAAATGAAAACTTTGATTTTGAATTAGCTAAATTGGCTGTTTTATCAAAAGTACAAGGTTTAAAATTAGGTTTATTTTTATCTCAAGCAGTTATAAATGAAGCTAAAAATAGAGGTGGTAAAACTATATTTTTAGAAACAAATAGTGTTTTAACACCTGCTGTAAGTTTGTATAAAAAATTAGGATTTGAAGAAATTCCTAATTTTAAACCAAAATACAAAAGAGTTAATTTAGTGATGCTTAAAAATCTTTAA